AATAATAATAGAAGGTTTTTACTTAAACTACTCTTCTTAAGACCATTTGAGTTTTGCAATAAATTAAACTTAGTAACTCACTATCATAAACAAGTAAACTACTTTCCAACCATGAGTTATTTAAACTTAGTAACTCACTATCGAATGCAACTTGCTTCAAAGTTATTCTCATTTCATTTTCTTAGGCCCTAAGATAAAGAGTGGAGCACAATGCCGTGATTGcaaatatgaaagaaaagggtACAGAAAGGGACGTGTGGGCTCAAGTAGTATTTGGCTTTATTTGAGCCATCTCACCGACTATGGCTTTATAATGATCTTTTCATATGACGGAAGCCACAAGTGTCTAACCATATTAGTACTATTAGCTAATTTGCATGTTTCACGTACACTTGCACAAAGAGATTGTTTGATTGGTTTCAACTTTGAAGGTTCGGTAGGCTCCAATTGAGCAAAATTTTCAGTCCGGTGTGGGTTCTTTTCATTTCTAAACGACACTGCCCTTTATCAGCTCTGGTCACTCTCATCATAAATCATAATGGTGTCATCACGGAATATCACTTCCaacaaaatatctttattaacCTTTTTCTTAATCTGATCATTAGAAAACACGTTACTCAAAATTGGATAGCATTTTTAAATAAGAATTTACTATTCTGGATGAACTTTGATTTTGCTAGTTTTTTACAGTagttaaatagtaaaaaaagaaaaaggcaaATAGGTAGTTATGTAAAATGACTCAAATTAAAtgtactaatttaaaaaaaaaaaaaaaaagagaaagtcaAATAATAGTCAATATGTGTGATTGAAGTTGGCCACGTAGACTCAGGTGGAGAGCGGGTTGTTGGGAACAAATTTAGCGTGGATGGTTGCTGGTTGTCCTCTCTCGTTTTGTACAACAGCCGACGAAAAATCTAAAAGCATCATAAACAGGCTCAacgcaaagaaaaaaaaaaagaaaataaattaaattacaatgAACGGAGGGAATATGATTTATTAAAGggaatagagagagagagggtatCCATAGCAGCAGCAGAATCATCGGCCATGTCAACCACAGCGGCGGGCGCCGCCGCCTCGTCCATCATGGCGGTGATCCACACAATCAAGTTCTACCTCTCGGAGCATCCCGCTATCGTAGGGTTTCGGTGGAGCAACACCCAATGCTGGGGCTCCACGTGGCTGTTCCTCTTCAACTCCATCGCCATCTAcatcctcctctctctcttcctccacctcctcctctccctcctcctccCCCGCGGCACCACCGTCCCCCTGGGCCCCCTCCCCGCCCTCCACAGCCTCCTCATGTCCCTCATCTCCGCCACCATCTTCGCCGGCCTTCTCCTCTCCTCCGTCGCCGAAATCCGAGAAACCAGCTGGTTCTGGCGGCGCTCCAAGACCCCATTCCAATGGCTCCTCTGCTTCCCACTCGGCACGCGCCCCTCAGGCCGCGTGTTCTTCTGGTCCTACGTGTTCTACCTCTCACGCTTCCTCCACATGTTCCGTACAACCTTGTCGGTGCTACGAAGGCGCAAGCTGGCGTTCTTCCAGGTGTTCAACCACTCAATCTCCGCATTCATGTCGTTCCTGTGGCTGGAATTCTCGCAATCGTTTCAGGTTCTGGCGATCCTGTTCACCACGCTCGTTGACTCTCTGGTTTACGGTTACAGAGTGTGGACGGCGATAGGGTTGCGAAGCGCGTGTTTTCCATTCGTGGTGAATTGCAAGATGGTGCTGTTGGGGTGCAATCTGGTGTGCCACGTTGGGGTGCTCCTCCTGCATTTCTTCAACGGTGGCTGCAATGGGATGGGAGCCTGGGTTTTCAACTCTTTTCTGAACGGTGTCGTTTTGCTCTTATTCCTCAACTTCTATATTAGGATGTACATTCAGGGGAAAAAGAAGAAGTCTTGTGCCGCcgctaataataataacaacgaATTATCAGACACATCCAAGTTGAAGCTCAATTGAGAAACTAAGAGATGTAGTCATCATTTTTGTTCCTTTTTTTCACCTGTCTATGTAAAAACCATGCATGTATAtggaaacaaaataaaactatagctaaattatttttttgttcatttgATTTTGTAGACTATGATTCATTTATATGATGAATGAGCAAGCTACCGTTATTTAGTCCTTGATATCTCTGTTGCAATTAATTAACAAACCATAATTTGCATTCTGGTCATGTTAGATAGGTTGGTGTACTGTAATGGTGTTTTCACTCCTTAGGTACTTATTGGTATGGAAACTTTTCAAGTAAACAAAAATCATATCAtcatgtattttaatttttctctttGGTGTAAAAGAAGCACACGGCATCTAAATGTATGGCCATCCATGTAGCAATAATCTTCTTTCATTTGATAAAGTAAGTTTATTTGCTGGAAATCACAGTCCCAGCGATAGGCAATAAATTAAAGTTCATTTCCTCACCTATGACACGATATCATCTCGTGTCTCCAGTcgacttttatttttatataataaaatagtaCCTCTATTTAATGTGAAAAGCGTGCTGGCAGGTTACAAACGTGTAGCTAAACCGTAGCTAATACGTGCAAATGTGCAATCATTGTTATCTTCCTCACCAGATGTTCTGAAAACTTCTGATAGTAGAAATTTAcgtacttttatatatatattgtattagTCTGAAGCGGaaatttttaagatttaattgtcattttttttatatttatcacACAAGTTATGCatgtcaaatttaaaaaaaaaaatagaacttttaaaattaatggaTTTGAAACCAAAACAAATAGCCCAATCCGCTGATTTTGaaagtttttaactgaattttcagtgattaatattaaaataccataattaatttggatcagtttagtaattagtttattagttaaataaatGTTAGAAGTTTGAATTTCGTTTAATGTATGtagtaatttattaattaataataaatttttaaataaaattttaatttatgataAATTAGTCGTTAATTTGATGAACGGAGAGATACTatgattaacaaaaaaataataaaataccaTAACGATTTGAGCATAACTAGAGATTTCCAATTCGGAAATTTGAGCTGAAATTAATTGGATCGGGAGTTTGGTTTGGAAAAGTTCATTGAATCGGGAGTTTAGTTTGGAAGGATGGATTGATGTATGGGGAGGCCATTGTAAGATGGTGGatattatcataaaaattttataattatttttatataaagatatttttttatcattagaCGATGAATTATGAAGTTTGATTTTAATGttataaaagtattatttttttaagagttAATAGTCAATTTTGTCTTTGAAAGATACATCGATCTTTATTTTCATCCacgaaagataaaattaatcaaaatcgTCCTCCAAAGATACCGTATCTAGTCACGTTCGTCTTCCGTCATCTCCGTAGCTGAGTTCGTAAACGTCCGCTGACGTGGGCCGTTAACTGCCAAGGTGGCAAATGCCAAACTATAGCATGTTGTTGATGACAAGATAAGTCTTGTTTAAGACGTCAAATTAGTCCTTAGAGTGGATaaaccctaatcctaatttcAACGATAAATATAGCGCCATGAACATTTTCGGTGGCAGTAGAGCTAAGTAGGAGCTATAATCCTTGGCTGGCTAACTGAATGGAAATAGGAAACGGTGGTTGTGGTGGCGGTTTGTCGCATGCATCGCACGACAGTCATAGATCTAGTGCTTCGATGCGAAGGAGGAGGCTGAATTCTCATGATGGATCATGTTTCTGTGGGCTGAAGACTGTGATTAAGAAATCTGGGACAACAGAGAATTCGAATAAATTGTTCCATGCATGTCCAAGGTATCGAGTGAGTGATGTTAAAAGAAGTTAAAGTTTTTTCATCTTGTTCTATGCTGTTGGGtgttctttgattttctttatttactTCTTTCTGAAATTGCAGAAGGGCAGTCACTGCAATTATTTTAAGTgggttgatgatgatgaatttGAAGCAATGGATGTATGTGGTACAAAGAAAGATGCAGGAACTGGTATGGAGGTTGAAGGTGGCATGGAAGTTGGGCAGTTTGGAAGCTGAAGTTAGAACTTTAAAACTGCTAATAATTTTGATGTTTGGAGTAGTTGTGATACTCTGTTATTTGTTATGTACTTGTAAATAAACCCAGTTATCCTCTGTGAACATGTAATGGTGTATTGAATTTTTTGACTTGAATGGGAGTAGTTATTTGAAGTTTAAAGCAATTCCATGTTAATTGTggataattttataaaatttggcaaaaaaTTCTCTGTCGCTGTTCATATGAATTATATTGAGCCATAAACAAAATAAGTAACAAAGTAAATAATCTTAGTAATAACTTGTCATAGAAAGCTAATTGTCATATTGTCTTAATAGAGAAATACCACAACAAAGTTATAAGGTTCTGATGTCACCACAATACATTGTCTTTAGACTTAAATaccatacaaaaaaaaaaacaacaaacaaattGTTGTCTCATACACAAAAAGAGTCAACCACAACACATTCCTAACAAATCAAACTTTGTCATCATTCTTCCTTGGAGCCTTGAAGCCTGGAGTAGACacaaaaatcatgaagttggccAGCCTCTTAACAGTTCCAGAACTTGTCCCCTTAATGGTCTCAACAGAAACAACCACAGATCCAGTTGCAGTAGCCTTTTCTTTTAATCACTTATAACTTAGGTGGCCTAACTACCAATTGATCCTGTATAATCCAGTACTAAATGAATTTGTTAGATGATTAGGCGAATGTGAAATTTTTTAGGAGTGAGGAGTGATGATACTACCTGTTGGGTATCTTGGGTTGGTGGGATACTTTCGGATTGGCTGATGTCAATCTCTGATGGAGGTTGGATGGGTGATGGAAGTGAAGGTAAAGGTGCTTCTGCTTCTGTACCATTATCAACATCAGTAGGGGCAGCATTTAGTTCAGGTTCAACACCTTCTGCAGCAGGGGCAACAGAATATTGGTTGGCCAGCTATGTacttcatgcaattcttctttttcatcaccAGACCATTGAGGATCCCAATGGGGGGACAACACTGTCATGGCTTCCAACCTACTTTGCTAAATAGGAGGGAGAATTCCTTGATAGTTCTGCAACTTCTTCCTGTTATCAATCATACTCTTCATGATGATTCTTCTAACTTCTTCAGCTAGGCTCAGGATAGGCTTACTCCTTTCGTGCTTGATCTTTACATTGAATGACTCACAGATGTTGTTGCATATATTATCCACTTTCGGAATCTCACTTAAATGCGCCTTCGTCCATGCCTCTTTTGGCCATTTATAAAGATACAGCCAAGCTTTATCGTTGATCAACTTAACTCTCTTCATGTTTCTATCAAATTCAGCTGTTGTCCTTGACCGAGCACATTCCTACACAAGGTCTTTTACCTCACAGCTACCCCACTGTTTGGAAAAATTGCACCACAAAAGCCACACACAGAAGCGATGGTGAACTCTTAGAAACACTTCCTGCACAGCAGGGATTAAACCCTGCACCAAATGCCAAACTCGAAAAGATAATAAATCATTTAAGTCCCCAACAAAGtatttattaaatcaaattagtccttacAAAATATTCATTAAATCAAATCAGTCCTTAAAACATGTTATCGTGAATCAATTTCATTTTCAGTCTTACCTTCTGCATGTCTGAGATGAAGCACCATTTGTTTTCTTTGTAGTCTTCAAGATCACTGTGAAGGAGCTCCAGAAATCATTGCCAATTATCCTTGTTTTCCACACTAACAATCGCATAAGCAATCACGATGATGTGATTTTTAGCATCTTGTCCGCAAGCAGTAAGTATTTGTCTTCTATGTAATGTCTTGAGAAACGCTCTATCTAGTCCAATTAAAGGTCTACAACCCGCCTTAAACCCATGCTTGCAAGCGTCAAGACACACATAGAATCGATCAAATAGAGGAGGACTCTCAGGCATAGGGATGACACCAACTTGTACTCTGGATCCTGGATTGCTAGTAAGTAATTCGTTTGCATAATCCCACACCAACTCAT
The genomic region above belongs to Arachis stenosperma cultivar V10309 chromosome 5, arast.V10309.gnm1.PFL2, whole genome shotgun sequence and contains:
- the LOC130979982 gene encoding elongation of fatty acids protein 3-like; amino-acid sequence: MSTTAAGAAASSIMAVIHTIKFYLSEHPAIVGFRWSNTQCWGSTWLFLFNSIAIYILLSLFLHLLLSLLLPRGTTVPLGPLPALHSLLMSLISATIFAGLLLSSVAEIRETSWFWRRSKTPFQWLLCFPLGTRPSGRVFFWSYVFYLSRFLHMFRTTLSVLRRRKLAFFQVFNHSISAFMSFLWLEFSQSFQVLAILFTTLVDSLVYGYRVWTAIGLRSACFPFVVNCKMVLLGCNLVCHVGVLLLHFFNGGCNGMGAWVFNSFLNGVVLLLFLNFYIRMYIQGKKKKSCAAANNNNNELSDTSKLKLN